A segment of the Nilaparvata lugens isolate BPH chromosome X, ASM1435652v1, whole genome shotgun sequence genome:
CAATATCGACTTCTTTGTTAGATGCACTGTACTTGAATGCAGTCTAATCATGTATATCATAAAGACAGGAAATTCAGTACATAGGCTTAACTGTACTTACAAGTAGCATTAACATATACAACTTCTAATTTAAGTACAAGGATGTGTTAGCCTTGCTATTTTCATCAAGGTAATGAAATACACCCCTTCCAATTCAGAATTACGGAAGACGATATCCCACCATTAGATTTCAGAGTGTAGAAGGagaaaatttttagtataaaagCACTCAAAGTTTTGATTTGAATCATAGTATTCATCTGATGAAAATGTCATCTACTAGCACTACTGATTCGACCAAGAACGTTGCTATGGATCAGCCAATGGTAAGTTTAATCAATAACTACTGAAACTATTTACATAAACTAACTTAATAATATAACTCTTTCTCAACTTAAATTAGTAGTAAATATCTAATGCTATaacaaattacaaaatttatttcatatttcaaatatatacaCAAAAACTTGTTTCAGATTTAAATGTGTTAAAGttcaaattagaaattgaaaatatgaaggaagtttgtattgaaatattgattgataaatttcatgattcatcaaATAAAGTTAAATATGATATGAGATATATTAACTTCTAAACAGAATGAAGTTCATCAGGCAAGCTAGTTACCAATCATTTAGTACATGATCTACTATAAATTATCTTTAATTAATTTCAGGTAACATACTCGAGTGTAGCAGCTACACCGAAGATGGCGTCTTCGCCAGCTCCTTCGACAATACCGCAGATACCGTGGGGATTCCCGTATAATATATGGAGCAATCCTCATCTTTTCAATCAAGCATTTCCCGGATTAGGAATGATGCAAACCATTCCCGGTCCGGTTGCACCTTCACCACCAGGATTTCAACCGATTGCATCTTCTCCTCCTATCACCGAACCGTCTACTATCTCAAAAGCGTCTACTTCCACGCCTGCTGACGAGAcaacttcttctcctctcatcTCCGAGCCGTCCACGTCTACTATCTCAAAAGCGTCTACTTCCACGCCTGCTGACGAGAcaacttcttctcctctcatcTCCGAACCGTCCACGTCTACTATCTCAAAAGCGTCTACTTCCACGCCTGCTGACGAGAcaacttcttctcctctcatcTCCGAACCGTCCACGTCTATCATCTCGAAAGCGACTACTTCTTCAGCTACCATCGCAAAACCGACTACACATGGTCCTATTGTTGACGAGGAGACCGCTGTCACGAGGGTGAGTAAATCTTCATCCTCATCAAGTTCGGATGAGCTTGATGAGGATGAAGCAACTTTTTCTgttaaaaaatttaattgtgCACAAACATATGTAGCAAAACGTTGTATATCTGCACAAACATTAAGTACCGTATTTGAATACCCTATTATAAAAGCTAGATTTGTGAAGACTCAGTGGAGGGATAGctatattcttcatttattgaatcaaaaaaataaagaaattagtATTTTCCTCCCAAGGAGATATTCGTGCTGGCTAAATAAAAAACTTAGATTCATTTAACAgatcaaaattaaaactaaaagcaAAACATCGACTAGTAAACAGAGTGATAAAAGGGAAGGAGATATCGGTAATGGTTACCAATCTTAATAGACTATTCCTAAAGTCTAGAAAGGATATATTAAACATTAGACTCTTAACAATTTGAGtacagttgaattattaacagAGAAAAGATAGTTACCTACATCTACATAAACAATTGTATCAAAATTTCTCGATTTAACTTAACCTCTGTGTTGATATGTCACATCTGTTTCATACATAAGATATAATCAATATTTGTAtcaaaatttctcaatttgaaataaaGCGAGTTTAAACATTAGACTCTTAACAATTTGAGTACAGTTAAATTTATTCACAGAAAAGATAGTCACAACTATATAATCAAATGTATcaaaatttcttgatttggcTTAATGTCTGTGTTGATATGtcacattattttgttttcatatgTTTGAGTACAGTTGAATTTATTAACAGAAAAAAGATAGTTACAACTACATAAACAATTGTATCAAAATTTCTCGATTTAACTTAACCTCTGTGTTGATATGTCACATCTGTTTCATACATAAGATATAatcaatatttgtataaaaatttctcaatttgaaataaaGCGAGTTTAAATTTAATATGTAGATTATTCACTCACCTTTCAATTAATGATAGAGTTGATTACTGCTACAGTCCTgctagtgatgatgatgatgatgatgatgttaacACTTTAAAGTAGTTGCTTCCTTCTTGAAGAATCACTAAGGAGTGAAGATTTTCCTGATCTGAACTTATATTTATACTTTTTCGTATTGAACAGTAAAAGCAAAAAGTCTGCTAACAACGTTTCACATACATGTTTGAACATGTATAAGAAGACGATGACTGGTTAAGCAACAATGCGTATACtgaataatgaatcagtacTTCACTTGCATGTTCAAACATGTGTGTGAGATCAATAGTTAGTTCTTACTCTGCTATTTAGTAAAGACTgtatatttaaatttaacaaACTTACATTTACCAGTCTTAGTTAGAGCTTTGAGTAGTTCAGACACAAAATGTTATTACAAAATGAATCTGATGAGTGTGAAAATAATAGCATGTCTAAAACcaaaatttcatattcaatcaatttattaaaaatgatttgTATTTTCACTGTAATGTTATATTggtttgcaataattattctattatatgcaaattataataaagtctGTAGGTGTGACTTGGCTTcatcaaattttacaaatatactTCAGTTCAATATATCGCTTCAAACAAATAATAGCAATAGAATGCAAGATAGCGACAATATTGAATCAGATGAATTTTCTAAACACTTGCTAGATATGGAAAAAACAAAGACTagtactttattttatttaaaatcttGTATTATTTCAGCGATAGGTATCAAGAAAATAtctaaatcatttgaaaatgagcTTAATGACTggtattcttcattgattgatcCCTATCGAAATATATGTAActtttaattgatttaaaattagacTTACATCTACTTCATTATTTCTAAAGCTTATTCTATATCTAATAATATTGCTATTGATAGCAGTGACCCGCTTAACTTTAAAGTCAATCATTTCAACACTCACCCTTTGAGATTGTTGTGTTAATGAAGACGTGATAACACGCGCGCGCTAGATGTTTGCTGATACTGAATCGCTGTTTCTCGGAGCCGAGTTGATTCTCTCTTGGAGTCGAGTAGTTTCTCTCTTGGAGTCGAGTAGATTCTCTCTCGCTAAGTCGAAACTCTCTTCGATTCTCTCCGACTCGTGCTAACTGCAATGATGAAGACGGGAGGGGAAGTCTTGTTATCGGCTTACTGAATCAGGCGACTGTTTTGTTCGTGTATAAGATATGATTGTTACTGTTTCTCAATGTCTTACtgtaaatataaatttgaaaatagttgaaattactGAAGCTATagttgaataagaaatagagtAAGTATTAATGTATGATGTAAGACTTGTCAATGAATTCAAAGCTATATGATGTTCTAAACAGTTGTTATACTATCAAgtctaatgaataaatgagaaatcGGGCTGCATACGATTGATTCTATTTATATGTTATTGTAAATGGGAAGAGAATaaatttttcccttttcccACATTTCTGGTTAGCTGATGAACAATGTTCTTCCTAGTTCTATCCTTTTCTTTGTATTAGATGCAGAGCGAGGTGAACGCATTCGCGTCAATGATTTCAACTTCACGTTGAAAAGAGACAAGCAATATCGACTTCTTTGTTAGATGCACTGTACTTGAATGCAGTCTAATCATGTATATCATAAAGACAGGAAATTCAGTACATAGGCTTAACTGTACTTACAAGTAGCATTAACATATACAACTTCTAATTTAAGTACAAGGATGTGTTAGCCTTGCTATTTTCATCAAGGTAATGAAATACACCCCTTCCAATTCAGAATTACGGAAGACGATATCCCACCATTAGATTTCAGAGTGTAGAAGGagaaaatttttagtataaaagCACTCAAAGTTTTGATTTGAATCATAGTATTCATCTGATGAAAATGTCATCTACTAGCACTACTGATTCGACCAAGAACGTTGCTATGGATCAGCCAATGGTAAGTTTAATCAATAACTACTGAAACTATTTACATAAACTAACTTAATAATATAACTCTTTCTCAACTTAAATTAGTAGTAAATATCTAATGCTATaacaaattacaaaatttatttcatatttcaaatatatacaCAAAAACTTGTTTCAGATTTAATCCAGTGTTTTCAATTGGCTTTATGAGTCTCAATGTAACATCCTTCGCTGA
Coding sequences within it:
- the LOC120355063 gene encoding endochitinase A-like — its product is MKMSSTSTTDSTKNVAMDQPMVTYSSVAATPKMASSPAPSTIPQIPWGFPYNIWSNPHLFNQAFPGLGMMQTIPGPVAPSPPGFQPIASSPPITEPSTISKASTSTPADETTSSPLISEPSTSTISKASTSTPADETTSSPLISEPSTSTISKASTSTPADETTSSPLISEPSTSIISKATTSSATIAKPTTHGPIVDEETAVTRVSKSSSSSSSDELDEDEATFSVKKFNCAQTYVAKRCISAQTLSTVFEYPIIKARFVKTQWRDSYILHLLNQKNKEISIFLPRRYSCWLNKKLRFI